The Pseudomonadota bacterium nucleotide sequence ACTGACATCCTGCTCACCCAACTCGGGCAACAGGCCCGCCGGGGCAGCACGCTGCGCGACCGACTGGCCGCTGCCGTGCCGGCCCCGCTCGGCGAATCGCTGCTCCACGCGCGCACCGACGGGTCGGTCCTGGTGGTGACGCTGGATTCTCCGGGTGCAGCCACGCGCGTGCGGTTCTGCCAGCGCGCGCTGTTGTCGGCCTGTCGGCCAGAGATGGCGGTGACGTCAGTGAAAATCAAGGTCGCGCCACGCACAGCCGAGCATCACACACGCCCCGCTGGCGCGGCGGCGCGACCACCGAGGCCGCGGCTCAGCGCTGCGTCGTCCAAACACATCGAATCGGTGGCCAATGCGGTCGAGCACGACCGACTGCGACGCGCGCTGCGCCGACTCGCGAGCCGCACACGCGACTGAATTCGCGTCAAGCCGGGACGAAAGCCGCCGCTTCGCCGTACACGAACGGCGACTTCCGGGTGGTTTCGAAGCAGATCTCCTCGTAACAGGACGGCTGCTCGAGCAGCGCCCGCACCAGGAGGTTGTTCAGGCGGTGGCCTGATTTGTACGCCGTCACCGCGCCGATCAGGTTGTGTCCGACCAGGTAGAGGTCACCGACGGCGTCCAGCACCTTGTGCTTGACGAACTCGTCGGGGTACCGCAGACCCTCGCGGTTCAACACGCCGCCGTCGTCGACCGCAATCGCATTGTCGAGGCTGCCGCCTCGCGCCAGGCCTTTGGCGCGCAAGGCTTCGAAATCACGAACGAAACCGAACGTACGCGCACGGCTCAACTCGTTGATAAAACTGACTTTTGCAAAGTCGACTCGCGCCCGTTGTCCGCTTGAACGGATCACCGGGTGGTCGAAATCGATGGTGAAGTCCATGCCGAAACCGACGTGCGGCTCGAGGCGAGCCCACTTGTCGCCCTCACGCACTTCAACGGCCTTCTTGACCCGGATGAAGCGCTTCGGCGCGACCTGCTCGGTCACACCGGCGCTTTGCAACAGAAAAACGAACGGCGCGGCGCTGCCGTCCATGATCGGCACTTCACCGTGATCGAGTTCGACCACGCAGTTGTCGACGCCGAGACCGGCGAGTGCGGCCATGAGGTGCTCGATCGTCGACACCGCCGAGGGCCCCGTGCCGAGGGACGTGGCCAATTCGGTCTCGGTCACCGAGCGTGGGTCGGCGCGGTGCTCGACAACCGGGTCGAGGTCCGTCCGGCGGAACACGATGCCCGAGTCCGCGGGCGCCGGACACAGGTTCAGCCGGACCTTGCGGCCGGTGTGCAAACCCAGTCCGGTGGCACAAATCGATGTCTGAAGCGTTCTCTGCCGGATCACGTAGTCCTATCCCCAAGCGTGCACATTGTCCAAACGTCCGCACTGCCGAGCACGTGTGCTCGGCGGCCCGCGGGTCGGCCAGGGCGCGCAACCGCCTCGAGACTCCTGCCTCGTCAAGCTTGACCCACTGTGGCAAGCAAGGCGCTCGCCACAACCGGCCAATTGTGACTTTTCTGAATCACCTTATCAAGGACTTGTGCCCTCGACAGCGAGTCGATCAGTCCGCTTGACGCCGCAAGAAGGCCGGGATGTCCAGCGCAACATAGCCGTCGTCTCCAGTGTAGTCGCTTTTCTCTGCGACAGCGGCCTGTGATTGTGGCGCAGGTGCCGGCGCCGCTGCCACAGGTTTCGCTGGCACGGAGAGGTTGGGTGCCCCGCGGCGCATGACGGTGGGCTTGTCGAGCTGGTTGTAATTGACCCGACCGTCCCGCGTCGGACGCACGTGTTTGGAGCCGATGTGGTTCGAGAGTTTCTGCGACACCGTGCCGAGGCCGGTGGCCACCATGGTGACCCGCAACTCGCCCTCGAGTTCGGGATCGATCACCGTGCCGACCACCACCGTGGCGTCCTCGGAGGCAAACTGCTTGACCACGTTGCCGACTTCCTCGAACTCACCGATGGACATGTCCATGCCGCCGGTCACATTGACCAGAATGCCACGGGCACCAGCCAGATCGATGTCCTCGAGCAGCGGGCTGTTGACCGCCTGCTCGGCCGCCTCGGTCGCGCGGCTCTCACCGTTGGCGATGCCGGTGCCCATCATGGCCACGCCCATCTCGGACATCACGGTCTTGACGTCGGCAAAGTCGACGTTGATCAGTCCGGGCCGGGTGATCAGCTCGGAGATGCCCTGCACTGCACCGCACAGCACGTCGTTGGCGGCGTTGAAGGCGTCGAGCAAGGTGATGTTCTTGCCGAGCACGGACAACAGTTTTTCGTTCGGGATGATGATCAGGGAATCGACGTGCTGGCGCAGTTCCTCGATGCCACGCATCGCCACGGCCATGCGCTTGCCGCCTTCGAACGGAAAGGGCTTGGTTACCACGGCCACGGTCAGGATGCCCGCTTCGCGCGCGAGCTCGGCCACAACCGGGATCGAGCCGGTGCCGGTGCCGCCACCCATGCCGGCGGTCAGGAACAGCATGTCGGTTTCGCCGAAGAGTTCGCTGATGCGGTCGCGGTCTTCGCGCGCCGCCTGCGCACCGATGTCCGGGTTGGCGCCCGCGCCAAGGCCCTTGGTGATGTTCGCCCCGATGTGCAGGCTGTGCGGTGCGCTCATCGACCGCAGCGCCTGCGCGTCGGTGTTGGCACAAATGAATTCGACGCCGTCGATCCCGCTGCGCACCATGTGCTCAACCGCGTTGCCACCGCCGCCGCCGAGGCCGATCACCTTGATGCGTGCGCCGTTGGTGTAATTCTCAATCAGTTCAAACATTGCTCTCTCCAGTCAGAAAAAAAAGATCTTGGTGTTACACGCGGTGCCCCCTAGACACCGCGACATCAGAAGTTCCCCTTGAACCACTCTGTCATCCGCTTTACCACTCCCCCTGCCTCCTTCTCATCCAGCCCGCGTGACATGTAGGCCGGATCACTCATTGCCTTCGCCCCGTAACGCAACAAGCCAACCCCGGTTGAATGTGCC carries:
- the ftsZ gene encoding cell division protein FtsZ, which codes for MFELIENYTNGARIKVIGLGGGGGNAVEHMVRSGIDGVEFICANTDAQALRSMSAPHSLHIGANITKGLGAGANPDIGAQAAREDRDRISELFGETDMLFLTAGMGGGTGTGSIPVVAELAREAGILTVAVVTKPFPFEGGKRMAVAMRGIEELRQHVDSLIIIPNEKLLSVLGKNITLLDAFNAANDVLCGAVQGISELITRPGLINVDFADVKTVMSEMGVAMMGTGIANGESRATEAAEQAVNSPLLEDIDLAGARGILVNVTGGMDMSIGEFEEVGNVVKQFASEDATVVVGTVIDPELEGELRVTMVATGLGTVSQKLSNHIGSKHVRPTRDGRVNYNQLDKPTVMRRGAPNLSVPAKPVAAAPAPAPQSQAAVAEKSDYTGDDGYVALDIPAFLRRQAD
- the lpxC gene encoding UDP-3-O-acyl-N-acetylglucosamine deacetylase, which gives rise to MIRQRTLQTSICATGLGLHTGRKVRLNLCPAPADSGIVFRRTDLDPVVEHRADPRSVTETELATSLGTGPSAVSTIEHLMAALAGLGVDNCVVELDHGEVPIMDGSAAPFVFLLQSAGVTEQVAPKRFIRVKKAVEVREGDKWARLEPHVGFGMDFTIDFDHPVIRSSGQRARVDFAKVSFINELSRARTFGFVRDFEALRAKGLARGGSLDNAIAVDDGGVLNREGLRYPDEFVKHKVLDAVGDLYLVGHNLIGAVTAYKSGHRLNNLLVRALLEQPSCYEEICFETTRKSPFVYGEAAAFVPA
- a CDS encoding DciA family protein, which encodes MKSITDILLTQLGQQARRGSTLRDRLAAAVPAPLGESLLHARTDGSVLVVTLDSPGAATRVRFCQRALLSACRPEMAVTSVKIKVAPRTAEHHTRPAGAAARPPRPRLSAASSKHIESVANAVEHDRLRRALRRLASRTRD